GGGGAATGAGTTTAAACAGATTTTTACTGTTGAATAACTCTAAAAGGTGGTATGTATAAAGGAGGATGACCGTGGAAATCCGGATCAAAGGATTAAGTAAATATTACTATTCTGATGGGAAGACTATTAAAGCACTCGATAATATTAGCATTACTATTCCCGGTAATCGGATATTTACTCTTCTGGGTCCCAGTGGTTGCGGCAAGACTACTCTACTGCGATGTATCGTAGGATTGGAAACGCCGGATTCTGGAGAGATTAAAATAGGTGATGAAATAGTCTGGTGCAGCAAAAAAGGAATAAATATGCCTACTGAAAAAAGGGGATTAGCTATGGTTTTTCAGACTTATGCAATCTGGCCTCATATGAATGTGTATAATAATGTTGCTTATCCGCTCCAGATTAAGAATTTCCCCAAAGAGGAGATACGCAAAAGAGTGGAGAAAACTCTTCGCTTTGTTAAGCTGGAAGGTTTTGAAAAAAGACCGGCTACGAATATTTCTGGAGGCCAGCAGCAGAGAGTTGCTTTAGCAAGGGCTTTAATAGCGGAACCCAAGGTTATTCTCTTTGACGAACCTTTAAGCAATCTGGATGCTAAACTGAGAGAAGAGACAAGGAAAGAGTTAAGGAACTTCCTGAGCGAGCTTAAAATTACTGCTGTATATGTTACGCATGATCAGATTGAAGCATTAGCTCTTTCTGATGTTATTGCGGTAATGAATTCGGGATATATTGTTGAGATTGGCTCTCCCAAGCAGATCTATTTTAATGCCACTCACCAGTTTGTTGCTGATTTTATTGGTAGAGCCAATCTTGTTAAAGCGACAGTTAAATTTCAACAGGAAGACCAGACCATTGTTGATTCAGAACTTGGTACCTTTATCTGTCAGAAAAGAGATTTTCCAGTGGGAAGCAAGGTAATTCTTTGCATTAGACCAGAATTCATCTATCTAAAAGAAGATAAGGTTTCTGAAGAACAAAACATAATCACTGGACAGATAGAGAATTTGATCTTTATTGGAGAAGCTTATGAAGGAGAGATTAGAGTTGGTAAGGAACGCTTAATGATAAGAATAGACTCGGAAAGTTCCTTGCAAAAAGGTGATACTGTAGATTTCGTTGTAAGTGCTGAACATTGCCTGCTAGTTTTGGATTAAATAATGGAGTAAAATAATGGATAAAAGTACCAGGTTAACACTCATTTTGATTATTATAGTTGGTTTTCTAACCGTGTGTCCGGTAATAATGCTTATTTTAGGCAGTTTTTCCAGAGGACTGAGCGCTTTTGGCGCTTTTACTCTGGAGAAATATATTGCAGCTTATACTGATTCAGATTTTGCCAAAATTATAAATAATACGGTAATCTTTGTTCTTGGTTCTTCTTTAGTGGCAACTCTCCTTTCCCTGTTTTTAGCCTATTTAAATAACAGAACCGATATACCGTGTAAATTCTTATTCAGAGTAATTTCAATAACTCCCATGATGATTCCCCATATACTTTTTTCAGTCAGCTGGGTATTATTACTTAATCCATCTAACGGGATTTTCAATTTAATGCTTAAACAGGTCTTTGGTTTAGAGAATTCACCTTTTAATATTTATTCCCTTTGGGGCATGATTCTGGTAGAAGGATTATTAGATATGCCCATTGCTTATCTCATCATTGCCCCAGCAATGGCTTCCTTTGATGTAAATCTGGAGGAGTCTTCCAGGGTATTCGGAGCAAATACATGGCTGACTTTAGTCAGAATCACCTTGCCTGTGCTGAGACCTGCTATCTTAGCTGCTTTCATACTATGTATTGTCCGCTGTATGGCTTCTTTTGCGGTACCCTCGGTTATAGGTATGCCTGGAAGAATATATGTTCTGGCTACTCATATTTATCAGACTATTTCAGTTGGCTTTGCTATAGATTACGGTAAGGCAGCAGCAATTGGTATGAGTGTTCTGGTAACTTCTCTTGTCCTTATCCTGCTATATCGATATTTAACTGCTGCCAGCGAAAAATATGTTACTATTTCCAGTCGTGGTTATCGCCCTACAGTCATTGAACTGAAAAGAGCAAAAATTCCTTT
This genomic interval from Atribacterota bacterium contains the following:
- a CDS encoding ABC transporter ATP-binding protein; its protein translation is MTVEIRIKGLSKYYYSDGKTIKALDNISITIPGNRIFTLLGPSGCGKTTLLRCIVGLETPDSGEIKIGDEIVWCSKKGINMPTEKRGLAMVFQTYAIWPHMNVYNNVAYPLQIKNFPKEEIRKRVEKTLRFVKLEGFEKRPATNISGGQQQRVALARALIAEPKVILFDEPLSNLDAKLREETRKELRNFLSELKITAVYVTHDQIEALALSDVIAVMNSGYIVEIGSPKQIYFNATHQFVADFIGRANLVKATVKFQQEDQTIVDSELGTFICQKRDFPVGSKVILCIRPEFIYLKEDKVSEEQNIITGQIENLIFIGEAYEGEIRVGKERLMIRIDSESSLQKGDTVDFVVSAEHCLLVLD
- a CDS encoding iron ABC transporter permease; amino-acid sequence: MDKSTRLTLILIIIVGFLTVCPVIMLILGSFSRGLSAFGAFTLEKYIAAYTDSDFAKIINNTVIFVLGSSLVATLLSLFLAYLNNRTDIPCKFLFRVISITPMMIPHILFSVSWVLLLNPSNGIFNLMLKQVFGLENSPFNIYSLWGMILVEGLLDMPIAYLIIAPAMASFDVNLEESSRVFGANTWLTLVRITLPVLRPAILAAFILCIVRCMASFAVPSVIGMPGRIYVLATHIYQTISVGFAIDYGKAAAIGMSVLVTSLVLILLYRYLTAASEKYVTISSRGYRPTVIELKRAKIPLFFVLGLILFVLIILPVLVLIYTSLIPYTMVPSARAFSMMSLRHWYAVIKDPISILSLKNSLFLGIFGATLGVILSIFVAYTIVRIRTKMSGILESLSFLSFSFPGIVIGVGFMWFFVRTPIYATIWALLIGYIATYLPYGIRP